A single window of Synechococcus sp. CBW1004 DNA harbors:
- a CDS encoding transposase produces MAIVDLFSRNVLSWKLSNSLDTEFCLDALEMALGGGRKPEIFHSDQGCQFTSGDFVARLQAEEIRIGWSGRKRCYDNILVERLWRTVKYEEVYLHAYSHGWEAEISLARFLWRYCHVRPDSALGGRTPHEVYTEPESCFTRPGLTMSGAGTVQ; encoded by the coding sequence GTGGCGATCGTCGACCTCTTCTCCAGGAACGTCCTCAGCTGGAAGCTCTCAAACAGCCTTGACACGGAGTTCTGTCTGGATGCCCTTGAGATGGCGCTTGGAGGCGGCCGTAAGCCAGAGATCTTCCACTCCGATCAAGGCTGCCAGTTCACCTCTGGCGACTTTGTGGCGAGGCTGCAGGCTGAGGAGATCAGGATCGGCTGGTCAGGGCGAAAACGCTGTTACGACAACATCCTCGTTGAACGGCTGTGGAGGACCGTCAAGTATGAGGAGGTGTACCTACATGCCTATAGCCATGGCTGGGAAGCTGAAATCAGCCTCGCCCGCTTCCTATGGAGGTACTGCCATGTAAGGCCCGACAGCGCCCTGGGAGGCAGAACTCCCCATGAGGTCTACACTGAGCCCGAATCCTGTTTCACCCGTCCGGGGTTAACGATGTCAGGGGCCGGAACTGTCCAATAA
- a CDS encoding heme-binding protein: MTYLQHRPELSAEGAMVALQAAAAKAREIGTPQCIAVVDRGGHLLAFLRMDGAKVLSQYSATQKAATAASSAAPSGELPEPLAAGLAAATQGRFTNLRGGLPILVEGRVIGAIGVGSGTAEQDLIVARAGIDALLAALDGRAPG; encoded by the coding sequence ATGACGTACCTGCAGCACAGGCCTGAACTCAGCGCTGAGGGGGCCATGGTTGCCCTTCAGGCGGCGGCGGCCAAGGCCCGGGAGATCGGCACGCCCCAGTGCATCGCCGTTGTAGATCGGGGCGGCCATCTTCTGGCCTTCCTGCGCATGGATGGCGCCAAGGTGCTGAGCCAGTACTCCGCCACTCAGAAGGCCGCGACGGCTGCTTCATCGGCCGCGCCCAGCGGTGAGCTGCCGGAGCCTTTGGCGGCGGGACTGGCTGCGGCCACCCAGGGCCGCTTCACCAATCTCCGCGGCGGACTGCCGATCCTGGTGGAGGGCCGGGTGATTGGCGCCATCGGCGTCGGCTCCGGCACCGCCGAGCAGGATCTGATCGTGGCCCGGGCGGGCATCGACGCCCTGCTGGCGGCCCTGGATGGACGGGCTCCCGGATGA
- a CDS encoding AEC family transporter, with protein sequence MTPVLLALGLIALIGSLLRYMVADLDVEAARRTIGVLVLNVFLPALVFRVICSVPTGPEMLQIPLVMAIGVGCCLALALLIFRPLALRSEEKGALILASAFGNVTYLGLPVLQGLFPALALQVAKVAILSEVTTTPLNLSVGVALGESFSGNVSSGVLRQAIRAVITMPALWAIVLALAWTGSGIPIPGFLMEATRILGNTVTGLMMLSLGMGLRYRRIHQPLPLLLASAIKLLVSPLVILAAARWIGLQDPYLQAVVLEGGMPTQLLTFVIADRVGLDVERLALCILLNTAASFLTIPLLHGWLFS encoded by the coding sequence ATGACGCCGGTCCTGCTGGCCCTCGGCCTGATCGCGCTGATCGGCAGCCTGCTGCGCTACATGGTTGCCGATCTCGATGTGGAGGCCGCCCGCCGGACCATCGGCGTGCTTGTGCTGAATGTGTTCCTGCCGGCCCTGGTGTTCCGGGTGATCTGCAGTGTTCCAACCGGACCGGAGATGCTGCAGATCCCGCTGGTGATGGCCATCGGAGTGGGCTGCTGCCTGGCGCTGGCGCTGCTGATCTTCCGCCCCCTTGCCCTGCGTTCCGAAGAAAAGGGGGCCCTGATCCTCGCCAGCGCCTTCGGGAATGTCACCTATCTGGGGCTGCCGGTGCTGCAGGGTCTGTTCCCTGCTCTGGCCCTGCAGGTGGCGAAGGTGGCGATCCTCAGCGAGGTCACCACCACACCCCTCAATCTCAGCGTCGGCGTGGCCCTGGGCGAAAGCTTCAGCGGCAATGTGAGCAGCGGGGTGCTGCGTCAGGCCATCCGCGCCGTGATCACGATGCCGGCGCTCTGGGCCATCGTGCTGGCCCTGGCCTGGACCGGTAGCGGCATCCCGATCCCGGGGTTCCTGATGGAGGCCACGCGGATCCTCGGCAACACGGTGACCGGCCTGATGATGCTGTCGCTGGGGATGGGGCTGCGCTACCGCCGCATCCACCAACCACTACCGCTGCTGCTGGCCAGCGCCATCAAACTCCTTGTGTCGCCGCTGGTGATCCTGGCCGCCGCGCGCTGGATCGGCCTGCAGGATCCCTACCTGCAGGCCGTGGTGCTGGAAGGAGGCATGCCCACACAGCTGCTCACCTTCGTGATCGCCGATCGGGTGGGTCTGGATGTGGAGCGGCTGGCCCTGTGCATCCTGCTCAACACCGCCGCGTCCTTCCTGACGATCCCACTGCTCCATGGCTGGCTGTTCAGCTGA
- a CDS encoding esterase-like activity of phytase family protein produces the protein MRWSHLLSAGLAVVLWDLPLQAGTTPASISLPCPLSSGWEVARQLELPRRNAAGEPIGGFSAAYYDGDLDSLWLLSDLPTGTVSRWGGLAAGTAPSLLEQIPLRSGPGRRLPATIDGEGFVYLAGQWWVASEGRRSPERPPQLFRFNAPGGTLLDAFDLPEAWRPGEGSGLASNGGPESLLLLPRTDRGQAPSLLMASEHPLLQDPPRQVRLLRWTWPVGTNPLQAAPTPTPHGALLLPRGDGWGLTDLLTPGPGQLLGLLRRFEPPDRWQIRLALYPLPAAGSTGEAAPLAEWDLIAGGLAPDNWEALSQGPPLPDGRPTMLLVSDDNLSPLQTNRLALLIPRDRCTSMAPAVEHHG, from the coding sequence ATGCGATGGAGTCACCTGCTCTCGGCCGGCCTTGCTGTGGTCCTCTGGGACCTTCCTCTGCAGGCCGGAACCACTCCTGCCTCGATCTCCCTGCCCTGCCCCCTTTCCAGCGGTTGGGAGGTGGCCCGGCAGCTGGAGCTGCCTCGGCGCAACGCCGCCGGTGAGCCGATCGGGGGGTTCTCAGCCGCTTACTACGACGGTGACCTCGACAGCCTCTGGCTGCTGAGCGACCTTCCCACCGGGACGGTGAGCCGATGGGGCGGGCTTGCCGCTGGGACGGCGCCCTCTCTGCTTGAGCAAATCCCGCTGCGCAGCGGTCCCGGTCGCCGCCTGCCGGCCACCATCGACGGCGAGGGCTTTGTGTACCTGGCGGGTCAGTGGTGGGTTGCCAGCGAAGGTCGGCGCAGCCCGGAACGGCCGCCCCAGCTGTTTCGGTTCAACGCTCCTGGCGGCACCCTTCTCGATGCCTTTGACCTCCCCGAGGCCTGGCGACCTGGCGAGGGCAGTGGACTTGCCAGCAACGGCGGTCCCGAGTCGCTACTGCTGCTCCCCAGGACCGATCGAGGCCAGGCGCCCTCACTGCTGATGGCCTCGGAGCACCCACTGCTGCAGGATCCACCTCGGCAGGTGCGTTTGCTGCGCTGGACGTGGCCGGTGGGAACCAATCCGCTCCAGGCGGCGCCAACCCCCACGCCCCATGGCGCTCTACTGCTGCCGCGGGGCGATGGATGGGGCCTCACTGACCTTCTGACGCCTGGCCCTGGCCAATTGTTAGGTCTGCTGCGCCGCTTTGAGCCGCCGGATCGCTGGCAGATCCGCCTGGCCCTCTATCCCTTGCCCGCCGCGGGCAGCACCGGCGAGGCGGCGCCACTGGCCGAATGGGACCTGATCGCCGGTGGGCTGGCGCCGGACAACTGGGAGGCCCTGAGCCAAGGACCACCACTTCCCGACGGCCGTCCCACCATGCTGTTGGTCAGCGACGACAACCTCAGCCCCCTGCAGACCAATCGCCTCGCCCTGCTCATCCCCCGAGACCGGTGCACATCCATGGCGCCTGCCGTTGAGCACCATGGCTGA
- a CDS encoding DUF932 domain-containing protein codes for MSHQFTSGVFLHGQSAWHQLGTVLDGTLPAREAFRIAQADFTVAGRAVYDADMRPIDGYQAITRTDTGTVLAVMNSTYTLVQNEQLIRLAEALHEDATMDAVCVLAEGRKVTFTARIRQAEGDVLRGDPVQQYLVGCTSHDGSLAFQVLFSPIRVVCQNTLSAALGQAARPSQSGKLCRIRHTRNANALIEQLPALIDVQRQQFTGGLAELRAMASTPCTAAQFRAYVERVFAEQLSRTINDRRGDASTARPRQLEDLPAWESLANKFHGRGIGAHIPGVRGSYWGAYQALTEFLSHEAGRAKDPTEAARQRLESLYWGQGAATLTRAQELALAATRA; via the coding sequence ATGTCCCACCAGTTCACTTCCGGCGTCTTCCTGCATGGCCAGAGCGCCTGGCACCAGCTCGGCACCGTCCTCGATGGCACCCTGCCGGCCCGGGAGGCCTTCCGCATCGCCCAGGCTGATTTCACCGTCGCCGGCCGCGCCGTCTACGACGCCGACATGCGGCCGATCGATGGGTATCAGGCGATCACCCGCACCGACACCGGCACGGTCCTGGCGGTGATGAACAGCACCTACACCCTGGTCCAGAACGAGCAGCTGATCCGCCTCGCAGAAGCCCTCCATGAAGACGCCACGATGGATGCCGTCTGCGTCCTGGCGGAAGGCCGCAAGGTGACCTTCACGGCACGAATCCGGCAGGCCGAGGGCGATGTCCTGCGTGGCGATCCGGTGCAGCAATACCTCGTCGGCTGCACAAGCCATGACGGCAGCCTCGCCTTTCAGGTCCTGTTTTCACCGATCCGGGTCGTCTGCCAGAACACCCTTTCGGCAGCGCTGGGCCAGGCGGCACGACCAAGCCAAAGCGGCAAGCTTTGCCGGATCCGGCACACACGCAATGCCAATGCGCTGATTGAGCAGCTACCGGCGCTGATCGACGTGCAGCGCCAGCAGTTCACCGGCGGCCTCGCCGAGCTGCGGGCCATGGCCTCCACACCTTGCACCGCCGCCCAGTTCCGGGCCTACGTCGAGCGGGTGTTCGCCGAGCAGCTGAGCCGCACCATCAACGATCGCCGCGGTGACGCCAGCACCGCTCGGCCCCGGCAGCTGGAGGATCTACCGGCGTGGGAGAGCCTGGCCAACAAGTTCCACGGCCGTGGCATCGGCGCCCACATCCCCGGAGTGCGTGGGAGCTACTGGGGCGCGTACCAGGCCTTGACGGAGTTCCTGTCGCATGAGGCGGGCCGCGCCAAGGACCCCACCGAAGCCGCCCGCCAACGCCTCGAGTCCCTGTACTGGGGCCAGGGTGCGGCGACCTTGACCCGCGCTCAGGAGCTGGCGCTCGCCGCCACCCGCGCCTGA